In the genome of Trichomycterus rosablanca isolate fTriRos1 chromosome 24, fTriRos1.hap1, whole genome shotgun sequence, one region contains:
- the abhd14a gene encoding protein ABHD14A: protein MSFLRNRVVVLALVLLFTILLYLLLPSSIRHSNTEPSLAVQRTQRLVSSSPSPINITVRTGQIPSDPPLFFREALPVDSAGRQVLPRLQVVLLHGQAFSSRTWEELGTLGLLAANRYQALALDLPGFGKSPASESVKSEQSRVELLKHFFDALGVRAPVLISPSMSGHYALPFLQRYGDQLHGFVPIAPVATRTLTIQQYRDIQTPTLIVVGELDTNLGSQSLKNLQHLPHHSVVKLLGARHACYMDKPHEFHQALLHFLNALH from the exons ATGAGTTTCCTGAGGAACCGGGTGGTGGTCCTGGCTCTGGTGCTGCTCTTCACCATCCTGCTGTACCTGCTGCTGCCCTCCTCTATACGACACAGCAACACTGAGCCCTCACTCGCCGTCCAGAGAACCCAGAGACTGGTATCGTCCTCACCGTCGCCCATCAACATCACCGTGCGTACGGGACAGATCCCCAGCGACCCCCCGCTGTTCTTCAGAGAGGCGCTGCCCGTGGATTCGGCCGGCAGACAGGTTTTACCCAG GCTGCAGGTGGTGCTGTTGCACGGTCAGGCCTTCAGCTCCAGAACGTGGGAGGAGCTGGGCACGCTCGGTCTGCTCGCCGCTAACCGATACCAGGCCCTGGCGCTGGACCTGCCGG GTTTCGGTAAGTCTCCAGCCTCGGAGTCGGTGAAGTCGGAACAGAGTCGGGTGGAGCTGCTGAAGCATTTCTTCGATGCCCTGGGCGTCCGAGCGCCGGTGCTCATCTCGCCGTCCATGAGCGGCCACTACGCGCTGCCTTTCCTCCAGAGATACGGCGATCAGCTGCACGGCTTCGTGCCCATCGCACCCGTGGCCACGCGCACCCTCACCATCCAGCAGTACCGTGACATACAG acTCCGACTCTGATCGTGGTTGGAGAGCTAGACACAAACCTCGGCTCTCAGTCCCTGAAGAACCTGCAGCACCTCCCTCATCACTCTGTGGTTAAGCTGCTGGGAGCTCGACATGCCTGCTACATGGACAAGCCACACGAGTTCCACCAGGCCCTGCTGCACTTCCTCAACGCGCTCCACTGa